From the genome of Botrytis cinerea B05.10 chromosome 7, complete sequence:
TTCGCACCTCCTTCGAAACCTTCTCTTCCATATTATCTTCTGATAAAGGTCGTATCCGATATCCTGGAATAACATCCTTATAAACAGCCAATTGCGTAGCCAATGCCAATTTCTTGATCGTAATGTTGTGCGATTTTCCAAATTCTGCTATGGCTCTAAATGCTCCTACGTTTTCTTCTGGATCTTCATTTAACATCAATGCTATACGAGCCAATTCCTCCTTTGCTTCGAGAATCTGCTGTCGTATCGGCACGGAAGGCTTTTTCTCGACCTTCTCTTCGGgctcctcatcctcctcaacaTCATCCGCACCAATCCATTCTAAATCACTTTCCTCCTCGTTAACTTCCACTGGCGCTTCTACTTGTTCAACCAATCCTTCCTTGGTCTTAATTGGCAATCTtgtactttctttcttctccttctttcctttgcgCGGTCTCATTTCGTAATCCTGTTCTAAATTCCATTTCGAAGCCGTCTTGAAAAACGCATTCGGATTTGGCGCATTCTCCAAAGTCGACGGAGTCGAATCTTCTCCCTCAGTTGGCGGAGGTGTAAGCTTGCGCCTCTTGACTGCTGGTACTTTTGCCATCTTTAATTATGTCGCAAAAAAACCAATCGATGATAGAAGATTGTTATGAAAGTTATCGTTCGAAAAAAAGTTCCTACAAGGGTTCTGTAGAAAATATTCTGAAGCGGGCACGAAGCGGCCGCTCGCTCAccagccaaaaaaaaaagtttccAGCCTTATCAGTAGGCCCGccaaaaaaaattcataGGAACTCTGCAATCTAGAGCTTCAACTTCCATCTCGCAAACTTCACAAACAATTATTATCCCAACACCACAATCCCAAGATGCGTCCTCTCACCGAACCAGAAACTCAAACTCTCTTCGCCAAGTTGGCAGGCTATACGGGAAACTCATTGAAGAATCTGATCGCGCCGTTGGACAACACCCCAAATGCTGATCGATATGTCTTCCGAGTCCAACAATCAAGATGTTATTATGTACGATTATCGCTCGCAAACCTTGCGACTTCTATCTCTAGAGACAAGTTGTTGTCATTAGGAATCTGTCTTGGTATGTATTCCAATTCTACCATTGCAAAAGCGTCACGTCTAACATAACCCTCGCAGGAAAATTCACAAAATCAGGCAAATTCCGCATTCACATCACCGCACTCCCTATCCTCGCCGAACACGCCCGCTACAAGGTCTGGGTCAAAGCCAATGGAGAAATGCCATTCCTCTACGGCGGTCACATTGTGAAAGCGCATGTTGGAAGATGGTCGGAAGATTGTCCCGAGCATCAGGGTGTTGTTGTTTACAGTATGAACGATACACcattggggtttggggttaCGGCGAGAAGCACACAGGAGGCTAGAAGATTGGATCCTACCGGTATTGTTTGTTTCAGACAAGCGGATGCTGGAGAGTATTTGAGAGATGAGGATACGCTTTTTGCGACTTCTTAGGGGGAGGTCTTGTACTTGGAAGTGCTGAAACGGAATGGAGTTTGGGATATAAAACGGCGTTTATATGGTGCAGGGAAAAGCATAATTATAGGCAAGTTGCCATTCCTGATGCAAGCTTGCTTAGACAAAATGACAATATTTGATGATCATTGCGATCTCATATGAACAAGCTACTATACTTCCATCTTTTGTTTCGTTCATCCAATCTTACATGCCATCGTTCTAATGCCTGAATTGTTGGCTAcatttttttgtttgatggaACCAAATGAATTCATATATCTCAATGCTATGTCGATCATACTGCATCATTACTTTCGTCATTTTCCAGATCAAATTCAAGCCGTAGCGATGGAACATAGGGGGCGTTGTTATACAAACATCGAAAGACAACAAACCTAACGTGTGCCAGGTGCAAAGTTGACAATCGATGTGTCCTTCAATTTTAGTTTACCCTACACTTTCGGTCACGTCTACTTGAATGTAATTTTGGGAGTTACAATTGATCTTGAACAGTAGGGACGCAAGCAGCGACATGAGCAAGGGGacaattatcaaatcttaTAAACTCACTTACAAGAATCACCTGTCGAAACAATAGGAATTGCATTCCACTGCAGGGTGAGAACACTTACTATAGAATACAAATAACTATATAGAACTGAAACCCAATGATGGACTTTGATTTCGTTCACACTTTATTTGTATAAAACTTACCTGCTCACTTGTacaactttcaaatttttacCGCGAGATAAATTAAGTGATTGTTCTATTTtactatattaaaatatttcttttcgctCTCCCAATACCAAATCAAATGATAACAAACATGACTAACTTCTAAGGAGGGTATTCGTACTGTGGAGCCGTCATTCGTATATACTTTTCTTTGCTCTTCATGCAAATCATTAAcaccatccatcatacaCGCCGTGCATACTCCAACGTTCAATAGAGAAGGGAATCCATCCATTATACAAACCGTGGCTATCATGCCATTCCCCGTAATAAACCTAATCAACTCTAACGGgatatctttctctcaaTCGCGCACCATActtataaatgaaaaaggGCGCTGGAATTAAGCTCAGCCCAATGAATCCCAGAACGCTGTTTCCccaacccaatcccaaaTTATTATACAACGGCCGACCTGCCAGCGGTAGGAACGCCGCAAACAAACATCGAATGGCGGTGAGACCAGCCATGGCGGATGCTGCGTATTGCTTTCCCGTATCGATATAGTATGTTTGAATACCAGCAAACACACCCATGGTTCCGAAACCGAAAGGTATCAAACCGAGAATCGGAACGATCCAATGGACGCCGTAATAGGAGGACCATCCGTACCAGAAGAAGGAACCGGGGAtgaaaaaagcaaagaagagacCATTACGGAGACGGAACTCAGGTTGGTATACACCGTTGTTTTTCTTGGTTAAGGAAATTATGGTGGGATCTGATGTTTTGGCAACTGTGAACATGCCAAGGAAGAAGCCGAGACCGAGACCTAGATATGCTAGCGAGGCGATCTCGATAGAGAATCCGTACTTCTGCTCAAACACTTGCGCGATGGATGTGAGGAGGAGATAGATCAACCCAAAGATAAAAGACATCCATAATGCGAGCATAGGCAGGATAGGAGAGGAAAACATCATGCGGAAGGGTCTTGCAATACCCGTGAGGAGGACTGCTCTGAGCTTCAATGCAGCAGCTGGTTTCTTGGCATCGTATGCGGATATGAGAGATTCATTTCCAGTTTCCTTGCGAAGAGCGGCGGTTTTGCGACGGATGAGGACCGGAGCAGATGTTTCTTTTCCGACGATCACgtagaagatggagagacaGGCGCAAGCGATTAAGAGGACCCAATACACCCAGCGCCATCCCGCACGCTGGGCGATGAATCCTCCGATCACGGGACCGAGAACAGGGCCGAAGAGTGGTCCCATGACGAACATAGCTTGTGCTTTACCACGTTGCTGGATTGGGAATAAATCTGCAACGACACCGCCACCGATAGCGAGACAGGCGGATCCTCCTAAGCCTGCAAAGAAGcggaagaggatgaggaggtgGATGTTTGGAGCAAGTGCGCATCCGAGTTGCCTGTAGTGGGGTTGTATGAGCACtgtttcaattgaatgaCAAGCACATGACAAGTGTTAGACTTACCATATTGTCAATAGGAAATTGCAATACATGAGAATTGGTTGACGTCCATAAATCTCACTCAGTGGTGACAAAACAAGTGGCCCGGCCGCAAATCCAAAAATGAACATACTAACAACAAAGGTATCTAGTATATC
Proteins encoded in this window:
- the Bcnip7 gene encoding Bcnip7 — its product is MRPLTEPETQTLFAKLAGYTGNSLKNLIAPLDNTPNADRYVFRVQQSRCYYVRLSLANLATSISRDKLLSLGICLGKFTKSGKFRIHITALPILAEHARYKVWVKANGEMPFLYGGHIVKAHVGRWSEDCPEHQGVVVYSMNDTPLGFGVTARSTQEARRLDPTGIVCFRQADAGEYLRDEDTLFATS